One window of the Camelina sativa cultivar DH55 chromosome 1, Cs, whole genome shotgun sequence genome contains the following:
- the LOC104783584 gene encoding nucleolin 2-like isoform X5, with protein MSKSSKKSDTKVEAAPPASMTKPLKKGKRDAEQDLDIQVSKKQKKDLIAAVQKEKAAKKIPKKVETSSSDSSDSEEEQKEKAAKKIPKKVETSSSDSSDSEEEQKTKKTTKKVTAKEPPSKLKDDSSEDDDDSSSDEEPAPAKKQPEPLKKDKVDSSSSEDDSSSDEETAPVKKQTAKALKSSKVESSSSEDDSEEPAPAKTQPVKKDSSSEDDSSSDEETAPVKKVASVPKKDKADSSSSDDGSSSDEEPAPAKKQPAGLEKPKAESGSSDDETSSDEESAPVKKQPAASKNAKAASSSSEGESSSDEELTPAKKKPTVSKKAKAAAKDSSSSEDDSDEESDDEKPPTKKAKVSSTKTSKQESSSDESSEESDEEESEDEKVTPKKKDSDIEMVDAEQKSNAKQPKAPTSQGGSKTLFAGNLPYAVTRSDIENFFKEAGEVVDVRIASHEDGSPKGYGHVEFVSAEAAQKAMELNGKPLLGRDVRLDLANEIGNRTPRSNPVSYGVGSQFRKLYVRGFDTSLGEDELKDAFRNHFSTCGEVGRISLPTDRESGVMRGMAYVDMKSGFDEALQLSGSEMGGGFLTVEEARPRDSDGSGSNDRPPRDNGGRFSNRRGRGPPGRGPPGRGRGRFSNAGRGPSKPSLTASAQGKKTVFNDEE; from the exons ATGAGCAAGTCTAGCAAGAAATCAGACACCAAA GTTGAAGCTGCACCACCTGCTTCAATGACAAAGCCACTCAAGAAag GTAAGAGAGATGCGGAACAGGATTTGGACATCCAAGTTtcgaagaagcagaagaaagacTTGATTGCTGCTGTTCAGAAGGAGAAAGCTGCGAAGAAAATACCAAAGAAGGTAGAGACTAGCAGTTCTGACTCATCTGATTCTGAGGAAGAGCAGAAG GAGAAAGCTGCGAAAAAAATACCGAAGAAGGTAGAAACTAGCAGTTCTGACTCTTCTGATTCTGAGGAAGAGCAGAAG ACTAAGAAGACTACTAAGAAAGTTACTGCAAAGGAACCTCCATCTAAGCTGAAGGATGACTCTtctgaagacgatgatgattcTTCTTCGGATGAG GAACCTGCCCCTGCAAAGAAGCAACCTGAACCTCTAAAGAAAGACAAGGTAGATAGCAGCTCATCGGaggatgattcttcttcagaCGAG gaAACCGCCCCTGTGAAGAAGCAAACAGCAAAAGCTCTTAAGAGTTCAAAGGTCGAGAGCAGTTCATCAGAGGATGATTCTGAG GAACCTGCCCCTGCAAAGACGCAACCTGTTAAGAAAGACAGCTCATCCGaggatgattcttcttcagatGAG GAAACTGCCCCTGTGAAGAAGGTAGCGTCAGTTCCTAAGAAGGACAAGGCAGACAGCAGTTCATCTGATGATGGATCTTCATCTGACGAG GAACCTGCCCCTGCAAAGAAGCAACCTGCAGGCCTTGAAAAACCCAAGGCAGAAAGCGGATCATCTGATGACGAAACATCTTCAGACGAG GAATCTGCCCCTGTGAAGAAGCAACCTGCAGCCTCTAAGAATGCCAAAGCAGCGAGCAGTTCATCAGAAGGAGAATCTTCTTCTGACGAG gaACTCACACCTGCCAAGAAGAAGCCAACAGTTAGTAAGAAAGCCAAAGCAGCTGCAAAAGATTCATCATCCTCGGAGGACGATTCTGATGAG GAAAGTGATGATGAAAAACCTCCTACGAAGAAG GCTAAAGTTTCATCAACAAAAACTTCTAAACAAGAAAGCTCCAGTGATGAATCTAGTGAGGAGTCTGATGAGGAGGAGAGTGAAGATGAGAAAGTGACCCCAAAGAAAAAG GATTCTGATATTGAAATGGTGGATGCAGAgcagaaatcaaatgcaaaacag CCGAAGGCACCAACAAGTCAGGGAGGCTCAAAGACATTATTTGCTGGAAATCTTCCCTATGCAGTTACGAGATCTGACAT AGAGAATTTCTTCAAAGAAGCTGGTGAAGTTGTCGATGTTAGAATTGCTTCACATGAAGATGGGAGTCCTAAGGGATATGGGCATGTTGAATTCGTTTCTGCAGAAGCAGCTCAGAAG GCAATGGAACTGAATGGTAAACCCTTACTAGGCCGCGATGTTCGTCTTGATCTTGCTAACGAGATTGGAAACAGAACTCCACGCAG CAATCCTGTTTCCTATGGAGTAGGAAGCCAATTCCGAAAGCTTTATGTTAGAGGATTTGATACTTCtcttggagaagatgaa CTCAAGGATGCCTTTAGAAATCACTTTAGTACTTGTGGAGAAGTGGGAAGGATTTCTCTTCCAACTGATCGTGAGAGTGGTGTCATGAGGGG GATGGCTTACGTAGATATGAAGAGTGGATTCGATGAGGCGTTGCAACTGAGCGGAAGTGAAATGGGAGGAGGATTTTTAACGGTGGAAGAGGCTAGACCAAGAGATAGTGATGGCAGTGGTTCAAATGACAGACCTCCAAGGGACAATGGTGGCCGTTTCTCGAATAGAAGAGGTAGAGGACCACCTGGTAGAGGGCCACCTGGTAGAGGACGTGGCCGTTTCAGTAACGCTGGAAGAGGACCCAGCAAACCAAGTCTAACTGCATCTGCCcaag GGAAGAAGACCGTCTTTAATGATGAAGAGTAG